In Chitinivibrionales bacterium, a single window of DNA contains:
- a CDS encoding Gfo/Idh/MocA family oxidoreductase produces the protein MKNSVIQWGILGCGHIAAKFAAALKAVPEAKLHGVASRNEAKARDFCQTHGAVKWHEGYEALVADPEIDVVYVATPHIFHKEHSILCLNHGKPVLCEKPFAINKKEAGGMVAFAKAKNLFLMEAMWTRFLPVIVKIRELLAGGAIGEVRMLFADFGFRPKFDPESRLFDLALGGGSLLDVGVYPVSFAHLIFGKPPSRIAGSAAFAATGVDESMAAVLRYDKGESALLSSSIVLDTVCGATIFGTAGSIRIPAFWRAVSATVTAGGKEKIAIPFRANGYEYEAEEVVRCIRDGKIESEIMPLQDSLAIVETMDAIRAQLGLVYPTEKSSR, from the coding sequence ATGAAAAATAGCGTGATACAGTGGGGCATCCTCGGCTGCGGCCACATTGCCGCAAAGTTCGCCGCCGCGCTGAAAGCGGTTCCCGAAGCGAAATTACATGGAGTTGCGTCACGGAACGAGGCTAAGGCAAGGGATTTTTGCCAAACTCATGGCGCGGTGAAATGGCACGAAGGCTATGAAGCTCTGGTTGCAGACCCGGAGATCGATGTGGTGTATGTTGCCACGCCACATATTTTTCATAAAGAGCACAGCATTTTGTGTCTGAATCACGGAAAGCCGGTGCTGTGTGAAAAGCCCTTTGCCATCAACAAAAAAGAGGCCGGAGGAATGGTCGCCTTTGCAAAAGCGAAAAACCTTTTCCTCATGGAGGCGATGTGGACGCGGTTCCTGCCGGTCATCGTAAAAATCCGTGAACTGCTTGCCGGCGGAGCTATCGGCGAGGTACGTATGCTTTTCGCCGATTTCGGCTTCAGACCCAAGTTCGACCCGGAATCGCGGCTCTTCGACCTGGCCCTCGGCGGCGGCTCGCTCCTCGATGTGGGCGTGTATCCGGTATCGTTCGCCCATTTGATTTTCGGCAAGCCGCCGTCACGCATCGCCGGTTCTGCCGCGTTCGCCGCGACCGGCGTTGACGAGAGCATGGCGGCCGTCCTCCGATATGACAAGGGGGAAAGCGCGCTTTTGTCAAGCTCCATCGTTCTGGACACCGTCTGCGGGGCAACCATTTTCGGCACCGCCGGATCCATCCGCATTCCGGCATTCTGGCGCGCCGTTTCAGCCACGGTCACTGCCGGCGGGAAGGAAAAAATAGCGATTCCCTTTCGGGCAAACGGTTACGAATACGAGGCCGAAGAGGTGGTGCGCTGCATCCGGGACGGCAAAATTGAAAGCGAAATAATGCCGCTGCAGGATTCGCTCGCAATTGTGGAAACTATGGATGCCATACGGGCGCAATTGGGGCTGGTGTACCCGACGGAGAAATCCTCAAGGTAA